From the genome of Flavobacterium sediminis:
ATTCTATGCTTTTATGCAAGACTTTAAAAAATTTATTGAAGAAAACCATTAAACCTTAAACCGTTCATGAATGAACGGTTTTTTTATTACATCATAAATTTTTTTACAATTCGGACAACTAAAAGATGATCTTTACATTCTGACGTATAAAGGAGAAGAAATTTTTAGGGGTACAAAACAACAACTCGCAGAAACCATTAATGAATACCTGAAAAAGGGGAAAGATTTAGAGAAGTATTTGGATGAGGTTGTAGAAAATTTAAAAAAAGAACAAAACCAAGTAAAGTGCCAAGTGTACATGCTAAACCAAAAGGATTTATAAATAGAATTTCTAAAAAAGCGGATATTGAAACAAAAATATCACTAGAACTAAAAAATGAAACTGCTAAAATTTTAGCTAAAAGTGGGTTTGATATTGAACAAAATCCCATAATTAAAGATTCGACAAGAGAACCTGACTACCTTATTTAGGACAGAGTTTTCGATTGTTATGCTTCCTTTAATAAAAATAAACCTGTAAGAGGTATTTGATCAGAAGTTCAAGATAAAGTTTTAAAAGATCAATCCAAAAGAGTTGTAATAAACCTTAAAAATTGGGAGGGAGATGTTTCAAAATTGCAACAGCAGTTCATGGACTGGGCTATTGAAGGTTTAGAAGAAGTAATGTACATTACAAAAGAAGGAAAAATAGATTATATAATATTAAAACAATAAAAGTATGTCATTAACGTATAAATTAAAATTTAAAAGAAAACTAGAAGAAAAAATAGAATTAATAGAAAAAAAAGATATTAAATATTTTTTAATTTCAGAATTATATTTATCAACTGATGGTTATTTTAATAGTAACTTTGAAGGTAAAGAGTTAGAATACGAATTTGGCAAGTCATTGAAACCCCAAACTAAAAATTGGTTTTTTTTTATAGCTTTTTAAATAGTGCGTTTTCAACAGATACTGGCATTGCTATATTTGCCAGAATACGGGAAAAAGCGAAAAACATTAAACCGTTTTTAGATGAAATTTTAGAGTTTTTGAGTACTTTATTAAAATAAAATCGCTGATTTCAAACATAGCTTAATAAGTCACAAACAAAAAAGATTATCGGGATAAATATTCTGGTAATTAAATTATTAAAAAAAACTGTAATTGTAAAAATATAATTTCATCTTAATCAAATCACCTTCCTCAACTTTTCTATTTTAGCATCAACTGATCCTATTTCAAATAAACGCATGATTTTAAATAAAAACGAAGCAATTTTTCCCGGTTTTACTACCAGATCTGCAACCTTTGTTATGGAATAATCTCTCTTTTCAATGCATTCCTCCGATTGGTTTGCATTTAACGGAGCCAATTCAACAGCGAATTTCCAAGCTCCTTCCCTAGCCTCCTGCATACTAAAGTCTATTAAAAAAGTATCGATATGTTTGGTTTTCTTCAAAATCCATTTCAATACCGGCCACACATCAGATAAGGCCTTTTCAACATTTCCGACTAAACCTGACAAAATCTCGTTAATGGTATTAAAGTCATCATGCAGGTCATTGATAGCATCCTTTGGAGCCACTTCAGCCGCAGCTATTCCCAAATCGAGGTTAATATGAGCATTCATTCCTAACAACAAATGCTGTAAAACAATACCCCAGTAATCCTCAGCATATTCAAAAGCAACTTCCCAACAAGACGATGCTTGTATTCCATTCCTGTACTCATAATAAGCCTTGATATACCGATTAGCAAAAATAATATCTAAGCGCTCCATTCTGGGACCGTTTTGAAACATTCCGTTAGCAATACCTTCTTTTACTTTTTCTGTAACCTTACAATACAAAACGGCAAAATAGCCTAACGGTGAACTCTGTTGGACAGATTCATCTATTATGGTATTTAAAATAGCAATAACTTCATCAATAGATTGAGCTTGTGGCATCATTGACATAACAAAAGTTTAAACTAATGTAATAAGAAAATTTTTAAAAACGAATAATACTATAAATAAATTTTTACAAATTAAAATATATTGGGTAGATTATTTTCTTTTTAATTAGATTTTTTTCTTTATAATATTTGTATATTAGATTTTTTTCTTGTATTTTTGTATTCTAATATTATCAAATATAAGACATGGACAAGTTTACTCAAAAAAGGATCAATCTTTTGCATCCAATGGTACGCGATGAAATAACAACCATCATTAACGAATGCAATCGTTCTTTAACCGGAAAAGCAAAAATACGCATTACGCAAGGCCTGCGATCCGTTGAAGAGCAAAACAAATTATATGCACAAGGAAGAACTAAAGCCGGTAAAAAAGTAACCCATGCTAAAGGCGGACAATCCATTCATAATTACGGATTTGCCGTTGATATTTGCCTAATCATTAACGGTAAAACAGCTTCTTGGGACACTGCTAAAGACTGGGATAACGATCAGGTTTCCGATTGGTATGAATGTGTAAAGATCTTTGCTAAATATGGTTGGGAATGGGGCGGAAACTGGAAGAATTTTAAGGATTTACCTCATTTTGAAAAACGAGGTTACAACAATTGGAAAACATTATCAAAAAAGGAAAAAGACCAGAACGGTTATATCATAATTTAATAATAAAAAATCAGAAAATGAAAACACTAAAAAAATGGATCGGACTTACAGTGATTATCTTATTTACTTCTTGTCAGTCCTTGCAAACTGCTGTTTATGACCAATATTCCTATCAAAAAACAACAGCACTTAAAATTGAAGCAGAAAGCCTAATGTCAAAAGCTTCTTCATCGTATGAAACCCATAAAAAGGAAGTCGAACTGTTTCTCATGGAAGTCGCTAAGCTTAAAGAATATGAAAAAAACAAACCTAAAAACGAAATAACGTATGAAATGTGGAACATTCTAACGGATGAAGAAAAAAATCTTCTAACGGCTTATTTTAGGAAATGGGAAAAGGAACGATCACTCTCCCCTTTTTTCATAAAAGAAGCTTCAGAACAAATCATTGAAGCTTTTGACCTGTTGATTGAATACGAGATTAAAAAAGACAAAACATCTCAACGCAACCTATTAAACGTTATATCACAAAATTAAAACCCTATGGAAAAGAACAATAGTATTGAAGAGTTAAAAAAAGCTTTGGTAGAAACTTTAGGAGAAGAATACAAGCATTTAAAACCCGAGATCCAAAAAGATATCGATGATTTCATACAAAAATCCGAAGCAAAATTGATTCGCTGGACAACCTATGTTGCTGATGCCGTTTTGACTGCATCTGAATTAAAATGGTTGCTTAAAAGCCAACAATCCATTTTAACGTTAAAGGCTTTACAGGCTGCCGGTCTCTCAAGAATACGATTGAACAACATTAAAAAACGTATTTTGGAAACCACTTTAACGGTACTAATTTCTACAACTTTAAAATAAATACTATGGCAAAAAAAATCAGAATTCTCAGTTTAGATGGCGGCGGCATCCGGGGTATCATAACCTGTGTTATTTTGCGTTATATTGAAGAACAATTACAAAAAATAGATAATCCGAATGCAAAAATCGGTGATTATTTTGATTTGATTGCCGGAACCAGCACAGGAGGTCTATTAACCGCCATTTTATTATTTCCTGACAACACCAATAACGCTAAGTTTTCCGTTGAAGAAGCTTTGGATCTTTATGCCAAAAAAGGAAACTCTATTTTTAATGTTTCTTTCTGGGAAGGAATCATCAATCCTTTTGGCCTATTTAATGAAAAGATCTCTCAGAAAAACCTGGAAAAACAACTGGAAGATGTTTTTAAATATTTAGAATTAAAAGACCTGACCAAGCCTTGTTTGATTACGTCTTACGACATCAATCAGCGAAAAGCTAAATTATTTTGCAGTCATGAAGCACATTCTTCTTTGGAAAATTTCTTTGTGAAAGATGTTTGTAGAGCAACCAGCGCCGCTCCCACCTACTTTGAACCGGCAAAAATAAAATCTTTATACGGACAAGAGTTTGTACTGATCGACGGAGGTGTTTTTGCTAATAATCCGGCGTTAAGCGCTTATGCAGAAGCCCGAAAAATCCCTTTTTCAGAAGTGCTACACGACAGTTTAAAACCGGACTATCCGGATATTAATGACATTATATTGGTTTCTATAGGAACCGGAGAAGTTTTCAAATCCTATACATTTGAAAAATTTGAAAATGCCGGAAAAATAAAATGGATTTCGCCTTTGATCGATATATTACTATCATCCAATGCAGAGACCGTAAATTATTTATTAACCAAAATATATGGCACGTTGGGCCCTCGAAATCGAAAAAATTACTATCGGTTAATGCCACAACTTAAAAACGCCTCTTCAGATATGGATGACACCTCACAAAAAAACATCTTTGAACTGATACAGGCCGGATTATATTACGTGGATCAAAACAGAAACACTCTGGATGAAATTGCTAAAAAATTGGTGAAGAATAAATAAGGAAAGGCTGCATTTATGCAGCCTTTCCTTATTTCAAAAATATTAATCCGTCTTTATTACTTCTTTCAATTCATCTTCCTCTGTAATGCCACCGGCAAAATTAATTGCCGTCTGAATCAATGCCAAATGAGAATAGGCTTGCGGGAAATTCCCCAATAAACGTTTGGTTTTAAAGTCAATATCTTCACTGAACAAACCTAGATGATTGCTGTAAGACAACAACTGACCAAAGTACTGAATCGCCTTCTTCTTCTCTCCTATCTTAAACAAACTGTCAATAAACCAGAAACTGCAGATCGTAAAGGAAGAACTAGGCAACCCGAAATCGTCTTTATTTTTATAACGATACATTAAGCCGTCCTCACACAAATCTTTTTCAATAGCTTTAACTGTGTTGATATAACGAGAATCATCTGCTCTTACAAAACCATAATTCTGCATCAAAAGTGTTGAAGCATCTAAATCAGAAGAACCATACGATTGCGTGTAAGCCTTTATCTCATCGTTCCAGGCATTGTGATAAATATCGTCATAAATATCGGCTCTTAATTGCTTCCATTCTTCTAAAGGAGCTGTTTTATGGATCAATTCTGCAATCTTAATAGCCCGGTCTACTGCTACCCAACACAAAAGCTTTGAAAAAGTAAAATGTCGGTCTTCTGTTCGTAATTCCCAAATGCCTTTATCGGCTTTCATCCAATTCTCTTCAACGACATAAACAATGCCGGTTACAACCGTCCAAAGTTCTTCACTGTTCTCTAAAGTAGTTTCAAAACGGAAGAATTGCTGATAGATCACTTCCATTAAAATTCCGAAAATATCGTTTTGTTTTTGAACATAAGCAGCATTCCCTACCCTAACCGGTTTGGAATTTTCATATCCGGCGAGATGATCTAAGAAATATTCTTCCAACTTTTGTTCACCGTTTATTCCATACATGATTTGCATCTTGTTCCCTTTTTCCGGAATAATATCAATCAGGAAATTTAAAAAATGCTGGGCAGATGAAGCATGCCCTAATTCTATCAGAACACTTAATACCATAGAAGCATCCCGTATCCAGCAAAAACGATAATCCCAATTTCGCACCTCCCTATCGTCTCCGGAAGAGAAGTTGTCACAGCCGCCAATACAGCACCTGATTTTTGATACGTTAAGACTTTTAAAACCAGTGCACTTCTTAAAATTTCTTTATTGTAATATTTATAGGAAGTCGTCCGTTCAGACCAGTCTAACCAATACGCATACGTCCTTTGATAATGTAAAATACAACGATTAATATGTTGAGGTAAGATCTTTTCATAATAACTCAACAAGAAAAAGGATTCTTCTGTGAGTGTTATTTCTTCCTGGCTTAAAACAGCCTCATAATCCACATTAGAATATAAATACACGGAATCGTAGGTTCCTTTCACCGTATGGCTTTTAATATAACCATCTTTAACTCGACTTATCGTTTCTTCTTTAGCATAAACCACTTTTGGGTCATAATTGACTTTAAACTTTGGCTTGCCTTTTAACGGAACCAGATAACGAATGATCACGACCGGCGCATGAAGTTTCCCTACATTATCATAATAACGCGGCATAAAATCCCGGACTTCAAATGCGGCATCCGGACTTTCAAATCTGGTAACCAAAATATTGGTCTTGGCTAAATATTCTTGTGAAATGGTATACGTTTCATCAACAATAAAAGAAAAACTTCCCCCTTTTTCATTATCTAACATTTTAGCAAATACAGATGGCGAATCAAATTTAGGCAGGCAACACCAGTCTATCGAACCCTCTTTAGAAATTAATGCTGCACTCATACAATTCCCTATGATTCCATAATCTAAGTTTTTCATTTATTCGGTAAATTTTACGGCTGTTTTAAAAAATATTTGTAAATTAAGAAATTAAATTTTCATCTTAAAATATTTTTTAATGAAAAACAAAACCATTATTGTCTCAAACAGATTACCACTAAATGTTTCACTACCCGAAAATGAAGAAGAAAATGAAATAAAAATTTTACCGAGCGTTGGCGGCCTGGCAACAGGGATGAAGTCAATCCATCAAAACTCAGACAGTTTATGGATCGGTTGGTCAGGGATAGCAACAGACGATATCGATGAAAGTACCCGTAACAAAATAAACAAAGCCATCCAACAACAGAAATGCATCTCCGTAGACCTGACACAAGATGAAGTAGAGGATTTTTATTTTGGTTTTAGCAACGATCTTTTATGGCCATTATTTCATTATTTCACAGAATATACCCATTACAAAGATGAACACTGGGAAGCGTATAAAAAAGTCAACCGAAAGTTCGCTGAAAAAGTTTTGGAGTACTTAGAAGACGGCGATCAGGTTTGGGTTCACGACTATCAATTATTACTTTTACCTCAACTCATTAAAGAAGCAAAACCGAATGTTTCCATTGGTTTCTTTTTGCATATTCCTTTCCCTTCTTATGAAATTTTCAGGGTTCTGCCAAAACGGGAAGAGCTTTTAAAGGGAATGTTGGGCTCTGACCTCATCGGTTTTCACAATTACGATTACGAAAGGCACTTTATCAGTTCCGTTAGTCGTATTCTGCGTTATGATGTTAATTTCAACACGATTCAGGTAGGTCGGAGAAAAGTAAAAATCGATTCTTTTCCTATGGGAATTGATTATCAAAAATTTAAAGAAGCGGCTATTGACAATACAAACAAATCTCAAGAAGAAAAAAGTCAGTTAAAAGTCAGATTAGAACAGCATCTTCAGGTTTCTAATGATGCTAAACTGATCTTGTCCATCGATCGTTTGGACTATACCAAAGGAATTGCCCAACGCTTAAAAGCATTTGAATATTTTTTAACCAAATATCCGCAATTTCAGGAAAAAGCCCGACTGGTAATGCTTGCCGTTCCGTCACGGGAAAACGTTCCACAATACCAACGGTTAAAACGAGAAATAGACGAATTGGTCGGACGTATCAACGGTAAATTTTCAACTGTTAGTTGGACTCCGGTCTGGTATTTTTACCGTTCCCTCCCTTTTGAACAATTGATAGACCTGTACACTTCGTGTGAAATAGCGCTTTTAACCCCAATACGCGACGGCATGAACTTAGTTGCCAAAGAATATATTGCTTCCCGAACGGACAGGACCGGAACCCTTATTTTAAGCGAAATGGCAGGAGCTGCTCAGGAAATGAGTGAAGCACTGATCATAAACCCAAATGATTCCAATCAAATTGCCGAGGCTTTAAAAGTAGCATTCGAAATGCCCGAAGAAGAACAGATCATGCGGAATAAGTTCATTCAAAAAAGAATCAAACGTTATGACGTGGAAAAATGGGCTACGGAATTCATGAAATCTTTAGAAGCAACTAAAGACTTACAAAAAGAAAAGAAAACCAAATGGCTCAATGAGCCGGAAATGAAAGATGTTCTCACACAATACCGGACTGCTCAATCTAAAATTTTCTTTTTAGATTACGACGGAACCTTAGTCAATTTTCATCCGGATCCGCATTTAGCTTTACCAGACGCTAAACTGTATACTATTTTAGATCAGCTTATAACTAACAATAATGATCTGGTCATTATCAGTGGAAGAGATAAAGATTTTCTGGAACAACAATTCGGACATTTGCCGGTTACTTTAATTGCTGAGCACGGTGTTTGGACTAAGAAAAAAGGAAAAGACTGGATCATTAATCAGTCTTTGAACAACAACTGGATGGATTCTATCCGACCGATTATGGAGAACTTTGTAGACCGCACACCGGGTTCTTTTCTGGAGGAAAAGAATTATTCTTTGGTTTGGCATTATCGTAAAACGGATCCTGTATTAGGCGAAATAAGAGCCAACGAACTCTCAACGGTACTAACCGGATTTTTATCGAATCACAACATTGCTGTTTTAAAGGGTAATAAAGCCTTAGAAGTAAAAAACGGCACTGTCAATAAAGGTGCGGCTGCTAACCGGTTGTTAAACAAAACCTACGATTTCGTTTTTGCAATAGGCGATGACCGAACCGATGAATTTATGTTCCGGTTATTACCTAAAGAAGCTGTGTCTGTAAAAGTAGGCAATGAAGACACAAGTGCCCGCTATTTTATTGATGACACTGACAAAGTGAGACAAATATTACTTTCTTTTACCGAAAACACAGAAGAAACAACTGAAAAATAACTCCTCCTTTAAAACAAATATCAAAAATCTGCGTTCTGTAAAGAACGCTTTTTTTATACCTTTACGCCATGAAATTCAACTATCCGAAAAGCGAGAAATTAAAGAGTCAGACAACTATCGGTTTACTATTCAGTGAAGGTAAATCAGTAGCAAAATACCCGTTGCGAATAGTATACGTTGAAGACCCTGAATCGGATATAAAGATCCGAATGGGAGTCTCTGTTTCTAAAAAATATTTCAAAAAAGCAGTTGATCGCAATCATTATAAACGATTACTTCGTGAAGCTTATCGTTTGAATAAGCATATTTTAAACGAAAATTTAGAAAAAAAATATGCTATGATGTTCTTCTATCAAACCAAAGAAAAATTAAATTTTCACGAAATTCAGGAAAAAACCGTTATTCTTTTTAAGAAGTTAATTGAAACAGAGGCCGATTCTTAATGCTTTTGGTTCGTTTTTTATTCAATAATAACTACATTCGTAGTATTAAATCTTTTTTATATGAAAATTAATTTGCCTAAAAAAGTTGTAATTCCTGCCTTGGCTTCTGCTTTTTTATGGGTTGCCGTAAGTTTTAAAAACGATTTTTTTGAGATTGCCAAACAGATAGAGATCTTCACTAATACCTTTAAAACCGTTAACCAGAATTATGTTGATGAAACCAATCCGGGTGAATTAATGGACGTAGCTTTAAAGAGTATGCTAAAAGAATTAGATCCTTACACCGTTTTTTTCAGCGAACAGGATGTTTTAAAGTTCAAAATAAACAGCACCGGTGAATATACAGGGATAGGCGCTATGGTTCAACGCAAAGAAGGACGCGTTTTTCTAAAAGAAATTTTCAAGGGATTTCCCGCCGATAAAGCAGGGTTAAAAGCAGGAGACGAGATCGTACAGATCGGAGATGTCAGACTAGCTGATTATAAAGACGATGCTTCTCAGCTTTTACGCGGTTCTAAAAACACTACTATTGCGTTACAATTTTTGAGACAAGGACAAACAAAAAATACAACTATTGTTTTAGATGAGGTTGAGCTTAAAGCTGTGCCTTATTCTACCTTACTGAATGACAAAACTACAGGCTATATTGTTCTTTCAAAATTCACGGAGACCGCAAGCAAAGAAACGAAAGCAGCTTTATTAGAACTTAAAGGGCAAGGAGCAACTAAAATTATATTAGACCTCAGAGGAAATCCCGGCGGATTATTGCACGAGGCTGTAAACATCTGTAATCTTTTTGTACCCAAAGGAGAGGTCATCGTAACTACAAAATCTAAGAATGCAAAGCATAACAACACTTATGCTACCCGAAACGAACCTTTGGATCTCGAAATTCCATTAGCTATTATCGTAAACGGTAAAAGTGCCTCAGCATCGGAAATCGTATCCGGCGCTTTACAAGATTTAGACAGAGCCGTAATCATAGGAAGCAGAAGTTTTGGAAAAGGATTGGTACAAAGACCTTTAAACTTACCTTACGGAACACAGGTAAAAGTGACTATTTCCCGTTATTATACACCTTCAGGGCGCTGTATTCAAGCTTTAGATTATTCCAACGGTAAAGCCATTAAAAAAACTCAGGAAGAGTTTAATGCGTTTAAAACGAAAGCCGGAAGAACTGTGTATGACGGTGGAGGAATTTCACCTGATATAGCCGTTGCTGAAACCAAGACAAGTTCTATAACAGACGCCTTAACCGGAAATGATGCTATTTTTGACTTTGTTACCCAATTGTATTACAAAAACCCTGATGCATCAAAATATCCAACGGTAAGCGATGCTGATTTTAATGTCTTTAAAAGCTTTATAAAACAAGATCGCTACAAGTTAGACACAGAAACGGAAATAGCTCTGGAAAATGTATTAGAAAAAGCTAAAAAAGAACAGATTGAAAGCAGTATCACTGCTCAATACGAACAACTGAAACAAGCTCTTAAAAAAAGCGAGGAAACCGAAGTTGAAAAATATAAAAATGAGATCAAACGTTTACTTCAGGAAGAACTGATTATTCGTTATGCTTATAAAGAAGGTCTTTATACGTATTTTACTCAAAACGCCGGTGAAATACAAAAAGCACAGGAAATTCTTAATTCAGTAACAGAATACAACAAAATACTAAAAAAATAATGACATGAAATGGATCTATAGCTTTCTGCTTCTCTCTCTTTCCGCCTTGGCACTGGCGCAAGAAGAAGAAGTTCATTCTATTTATTTTGAATTTGATAAATACAATTTAAAAGAAGAACAAGCCGAAGCTGTCGTAAACTTTGTTAAAAGTTTAGATACCGCTAAAGTTGAGACCATTGAAATATTCGGATATTGTGACGACAGAGGTAAAGATGAATACAACTATAAACTTTCCACCAATAGAGCTAATACAGTAAAAGACAAATTAATTGAGAAAGGCGTCAAAAGTAAAATCATCATCACGATTGAAGGTAAAGGACGTATCTTGATTGATGAAGATCTACAAGAAAATGTACCTGAGATCCGTTCTAAAAACAGAAGAGTAGACGTTGTTGTCAATTACAAACCCGTTGTTGTTGAAGAATTAAAGATCCCGGGGTTTACAACACTGTCCCGAAAGATCCGGTTGTAGGAGACCGCATTTACTTAGATAAACTTCTGTTTGAACGGGGTAGTAGTGTTCTGAACTACAAAGCTAAAAAAGAACTGGAGCGTGTAGCTAAATTACTTTTAAGACATAAAAACATAAAATTTGAAGTACAGGGTCATGTTTGCTGTACTCCATCTTATCATAAGGAAGCTATTGACCGCGGTACTAAAAAAAGAGAACTTTCTACTAACAGAGCTAAAGCTGTTTACAAATATCTGTTGTTAAAAAAAATAGCTAAGACCCGGATGACTTATAAAGGCTATGGCAACACTCAACCACTGGGAAAAGGTGCTCAGTTTGACAGAAGGGTAGAGCTTGTAATCACTAAAATCTAAGCTTTTATTTCCTTCACTAATCGGCTTAAAGTTTCTCTCGACAAACCTAAATAATGAGCAATCATTGTTTTAGAAACACGTTGAAACAACTGTGGATACTGGCTTAATAACAATTCATATTTTTCTTTGGCAGAGTTCTTTAACATGGATAAAACTCTCTTTTGCAAAGCTACATAACCGCTAAAAGCTTTTTGTGCGTGAAACTGATACATTTTAGGTACTTCTTCACACATTTTCTTTTTATGTTCAAGCGATAATTCCAGCACTATGCAGGTTTCTAAGGCTTGTACACATATTTCTCCGCTTTCTTGTTTAGAAAATGCCGGATAATCAGATACCCACCAATTCTCCATTGCAAATTGAATAATATGTTCTTTACCTGAATCATCAAACATAAAGGCTTTAAGTAGTCCTTCAACGACCAAAAACTCAGAAGTTACAATTTGCCCGCCTTTGATGAGGTACTCTTTCCTGCTTACTTTCCTTGGTACAAAATACCCTGAGATCATCTCAAATTCATCATCTGTGAGCCTTACTATTTCTTCTATATGTTGGCGCAAAAAAGAAGCATATTCCATTTCGTAAAAATACAAAAAGGAATATGCTTTCAGAAACTAATTAACCTATTAATTATTTCTTTAAAAGCTCTTTTATAGCTTCTCCCACATCTTTAGCAGATTGTGGGTTCTGACCGGTTACTACTCTTTGATCTACAGTTACATGAACCTGCCAAGGTTCTGATTTTTCAAAGATACCACCGTGTTCTGTCAATTTATCTTCTAAAAGAAAAGGAACTACATCTGTTAATTTAACAATACTTTCTTCTTCATTGGTAAAACCATTTATCTTTTTACCTTCAACTAAATAATTGCCATTGCTCAATTTAACATTGACTAAACCTGCCGGTCCGTGACACACCGCTGCTACAACTCCATTATTCTCATAAACCTCAGCTGTGATCTTTGCAATGTCTTCATTTAAAGGCAAATCCCACATAGCTCCATGTCCGCCGGCAAAAAAGATAGCTTTATATTCAGAAGGTTTCACCTCTGAGGGTTTTAAACTATTAGAAATTTTATTGTGATAATACGAGTCTTCCCAAAACTTTTTATTAATAGAGTCTTCAAGATCAAAACCGTCAACCGGAGGGTTTCCACCTTTAGGGCTAACAAAATCTATTTCATAACCGACCTCTGTTAATACTTCCCATGGATGGGAAACTTCCCCTAAATAATATCCGGTCTTTTCTCCGGTATCTCCTTTTGTGTCATGACTTGTTACCACAAACAATATTTTCTCTTTCATTTTTTCTTCTTTTTTAATTTCTACGGATTCTTTTTTTGACTCTTCTTTACATCCCGAAAAGCTTATCATTAAGCATAATACACTGATGCCTACTCCTAATTTATTGCTCATTTTCATTGATTTTATAATTATTTAAAACTTTCTCTAAATGGTTTTGATATAATTTCACATAATTTTCAATTCGTTCTACGGTTCCGTTTTTCTCCAGATCATGAAAATGAAAACTGTCAAGTCTTTGCATTCCTGTAAAAGCATTCATTTTATGAAATCCGAACATGACTCCTTCATCTACCGTTTTTTGTTCAAAAAATTCTCCGGGTAATGTAAATGCTGTTTCCGGTGCATTCCAGCTAGTCGTTAAAAGATAGTTCCTGCCGTGTAAAGAACCTCCGGTTCCATAATTAACTTCCGGATTTTCATTTTTTCTTCCGTCACTGTAATAAATGCCTTTTCGATGACCTGCAGTAAACACAAGATCTATATATTCTTTCAGCTTATAAGGGAGTCCGAACCACCAAACAGGAGTGTGGTAAATAACCACATCTGCCCATACAAATTTTTCAACTTCATCCTGCAGATGATATGGCTCATTAATGTCTGTTACTTTTAATTCAAATCCTTTTTCTTGCGTAAAGAATGCTTTATCAGCATCCGTTATTGTTTTATTGAATTTGCCTCCGGAATGGGCAAAATGTTGTCCGCCGTTGATTACAAATATTTTCTTCATTACTGTTCTTTTTGCAAAGTTCTGATATCTACTTCAAAAACACCTGTGACCTAGGTCACAATTTATATGTAAAGAAAAAGGCTGAATTAATTCAGCCTTTTTTCATTCTAATATGTGGAATATCGTCTTCCAGATACATCTCGCTTATTTTTACAAAACCATG
Proteins encoded in this window:
- a CDS encoding DUF5995 family protein; this encodes MSMMPQAQSIDEVIAILNTIIDESVQQSSPLGYFAVLYCKVTEKVKEGIANGMFQNGPRMERLDIIFANRYIKAYYEYRNGIQASSCWEVAFEYAEDYWGIVLQHLLLGMNAHINLDLGIAAAEVAPKDAINDLHDDFNTINEILSGLVGNVEKALSDVWPVLKWILKKTKHIDTFLIDFSMQEAREGAWKFAVELAPLNANQSEECIEKRDYSITKVADLVVKPGKIASFLFKIMRLFEIGSVDAKIEKLRKVI
- a CDS encoding M15 family metallopeptidase, which encodes MDKFTQKRINLLHPMVRDEITTIINECNRSLTGKAKIRITQGLRSVEEQNKLYAQGRTKAGKKVTHAKGGQSIHNYGFAVDICLIINGKTASWDTAKDWDNDQVSDWYECVKIFAKYGWEWGGNWKNFKDLPHFEKRGYNNWKTLSKKEKDQNGYIII
- a CDS encoding patatin-like phospholipase family protein codes for the protein MAKKIRILSLDGGGIRGIITCVILRYIEEQLQKIDNPNAKIGDYFDLIAGTSTGGLLTAILLFPDNTNNAKFSVEEALDLYAKKGNSIFNVSFWEGIINPFGLFNEKISQKNLEKQLEDVFKYLELKDLTKPCLITSYDINQRKAKLFCSHEAHSSLENFFVKDVCRATSAAPTYFEPAKIKSLYGQEFVLIDGGVFANNPALSAYAEARKIPFSEVLHDSLKPDYPDINDIILVSIGTGEVFKSYTFEKFENAGKIKWISPLIDILLSSNAETVNYLLTKIYGTLGPRNRKNYYRLMPQLKNASSDMDDTSQKNIFELIQAGLYYVDQNRNTLDEIAKKLVKNK
- a CDS encoding glycoside hydrolase family 15 protein, which codes for MVLSVLIELGHASSAQHFLNFLIDIIPEKGNKMQIMYGINGEQKLEEYFLDHLAGYENSKPVRVGNAAYVQKQNDIFGILMEVIYQQFFRFETTLENSEELWTVVTGIVYVVEENWMKADKGIWELRTEDRHFTFSKLLCWVAVDRAIKIAELIHKTAPLEEWKQLRADIYDDIYHNAWNDEIKAYTQSYGSSDLDASTLLMQNYGFVRADDSRYINTVKAIEKDLCEDGLMYRYKNKDDFGLPSSSFTICSFWFIDSLFKIGEKKKAIQYFGQLLSYSNHLGLFSEDIDFKTKRLLGNFPQAYSHLALIQTAINFAGGITEEDELKEVIKTD
- a CDS encoding trehalase-like domain-containing protein → MKNLDYGIIGNCMSAALISKEGSIDWCCLPKFDSPSVFAKMLDNEKGGSFSFIVDETYTISQEYLAKTNILVTRFESPDAAFEVRDFMPRYYDNVGKLHAPVVIIRYLVPLKGKPKFKVNYDPKVVYAKEETISRVKDGYIKSHTVKGTYDSVYLYSNVDYEAVLSQEEITLTEESFFLLSYYEKILPQHINRCILHYQRTYAYWLDWSERTTSYKYYNKEILRSALVLKVLTYQKSGAVLAAVTTSLPETIGRCEIGIIVFAGYGMLLWY